A genomic region of Xanthomonas campestris pv. phormiicola contains the following coding sequences:
- the nadD gene encoding nicotinate-nucleotide adenylyltransferase — protein MSPTSGFSESRVPSPESRHLHLIYGGTFDPIHNGHLAIARAARDAFAVPVRLMPAADPPHRQAPGADARQRCEMLALAIAGEAGLLLDRHELQRALAQPGVASYSIDTVRELRAELGAAAPLALLIGADSFVGFNAWRDWRSLLDTAHLVVADRAGSGWERALPAELAQAVAGRWAASPQALASAPGGLLWCLRQPLRSESASQVRERIAAGGDWAALVPAAVADYIRAAGLYALPPSGARAG, from the coding sequence TTGTCGCCGACGTCCGGATTTTCCGAGTCCCGAGTCCCGAGTCCCGAGTCCCGACACCTGCACCTGATCTACGGCGGCACCTTCGACCCGATCCACAACGGCCACCTGGCGATCGCGCGGGCGGCGCGCGATGCGTTCGCGGTGCCGGTGCGGCTGATGCCGGCGGCCGATCCGCCGCATCGGCAGGCGCCCGGGGCCGATGCGCGGCAACGCTGCGAGATGCTGGCGCTGGCGATCGCCGGCGAAGCCGGGCTGTTGCTCGACCGGCACGAGCTGCAGCGCGCGCTGGCGCAGCCGGGCGTGGCCTCGTACAGCATCGACACGGTGCGCGAACTGCGCGCCGAACTCGGCGCCGCCGCGCCGCTGGCGCTGCTGATCGGCGCCGACAGCTTCGTCGGCTTCAACGCCTGGCGCGACTGGCGCAGCCTGCTCGACACGGCGCACCTGGTCGTCGCCGACCGTGCCGGCAGCGGCTGGGAACGCGCCTTGCCGGCCGAACTGGCGCAGGCGGTGGCCGGGCGCTGGGCGGCGTCGCCGCAGGCACTGGCCTCCGCGCCGGGCGGCCTGTTGTGGTGCCTGCGGCAGCCGTTGCGCAGCGAATCGGCCAGCCAGGTGCGTGAGCGCATCGCCGCCGGCGGCGACTGGGCGGCGCTGGTGCCGGCCGCGGTCGCGGACTACATCCGTGCCGCCGGGCTGTATGCATTGCCCCCCAGCGGCGCCCGCGCCGGCTAG
- a CDS encoding DUF998 domain-containing protein, whose protein sequence is MSNRYDQALGYAGPLLAVAAVAAVVGFGLALPGYLPWSHPVALLGASGIAHAWAFDLLAFVLPGALAVALALRLLQRSGRGAPWSLRVGGQLLLLAGLAFAGMGLLPLDPADLESRATQLHASAWLLWVVALVAAASLLAVGAWRQPGARGWARSALAVALLAALGAFALDPLLSAAVAQRLVFLLWWAWLALLACWPGPHAVPRSG, encoded by the coding sequence ATGAGCAACCGATACGATCAGGCGCTGGGCTACGCAGGACCGTTGCTGGCGGTCGCCGCCGTGGCTGCGGTCGTGGGCTTCGGCCTGGCGCTGCCGGGCTATCTGCCGTGGTCGCATCCGGTCGCGCTGCTCGGCGCCAGCGGCATCGCCCATGCCTGGGCCTTCGACCTGCTGGCCTTCGTGCTGCCCGGGGCGCTGGCGGTGGCGCTGGCGCTGCGCCTGCTGCAGCGCAGCGGCCGTGGCGCGCCCTGGTCGCTGCGCGTCGGCGGCCAGTTGCTGCTGCTGGCCGGGCTGGCCTTCGCCGGCATGGGCCTGCTGCCGCTGGATCCGGCCGACCTGGAATCGCGCGCCACCCAGTTGCATGCCAGCGCCTGGCTGCTGTGGGTGGTGGCGCTGGTGGCGGCGGCCAGCCTGCTGGCCGTCGGTGCCTGGCGCCAGCCCGGCGCGCGCGGCTGGGCGCGGTCGGCCCTGGCGGTGGCGCTGCTGGCCGCGCTCGGCGCATTCGCGCTGGACCCGCTGCTGTCCGCGGCGGTGGCGCAGCGGCTGGTCTTCCTGCTGTGGTGGGCCTGGCTGGCGTTGCTGGCCTGCTGGCCCGGGCCGCACGCGGTGCCGCGCAGCGGCTGA
- the trxA gene encoding thioredoxin, which yields MSDMPHVFDAKTETFEAEVLQKSLQTPVLVDFWAPWCGPCKTLSPILEKLAAEYHGAFELAKVDVDQEQQIAAAFQIRSVPTVFLVKDGQLVDGFPGAMPEGQLREFLTQHGIAPLPAPAEVQDDAPAAPLDPHAEVLRLREAVAAEPDKDELKLDLALALVKTGAAAEAETLIDALPANLATDERAVRARARLGFVGALQSAPPAETLQAALAQDPADLKARYLLGVQRLIAGDDEAALEQFLEMLRQDRSFEDGLPRKSLIDAFRVIEDEDLVGRYRRKMSALLF from the coding sequence ATGTCCGACATGCCCCACGTTTTCGACGCCAAGACCGAGACCTTCGAAGCCGAGGTCCTGCAGAAATCGCTGCAGACCCCGGTGCTGGTGGACTTCTGGGCGCCCTGGTGCGGCCCGTGCAAGACCCTGAGCCCGATCCTGGAGAAGCTGGCCGCCGAGTACCACGGCGCGTTCGAGCTGGCCAAGGTGGATGTGGACCAGGAGCAGCAGATCGCCGCCGCATTCCAGATCCGCTCGGTGCCGACCGTGTTCCTGGTCAAGGACGGGCAACTGGTCGACGGCTTCCCCGGCGCCATGCCCGAGGGCCAGCTGCGCGAGTTCCTGACCCAGCACGGCATCGCGCCGCTGCCGGCACCGGCCGAGGTCCAGGACGACGCCCCCGCCGCGCCGCTGGATCCGCACGCCGAGGTGCTGCGCCTGCGCGAGGCGGTGGCGGCCGAGCCGGACAAGGACGAACTGAAGCTGGACCTGGCGCTGGCGCTGGTGAAGACAGGCGCCGCCGCCGAGGCGGAGACGCTGATCGACGCGCTGCCGGCCAACCTGGCCACCGACGAGCGCGCGGTGCGCGCGCGGGCACGGCTGGGCTTCGTCGGCGCGCTGCAGTCGGCGCCGCCGGCCGAAACGCTGCAGGCGGCGCTCGCGCAGGACCCGGCCGACCTCAAGGCGCGCTACCTGCTGGGCGTGCAGCGGCTGATCGCCGGCGACGACGAGGCCGCGCTGGAACAGTTCCTGGAGATGCTGCGCCAGGACCGCAGCTTCGAGGACGGCCTGCCCAGGAAGTCGCTGATCGACGCGTTCCGGGTGATCGAGGACGAGGATCTGGTCGGCCGCTACCGGCGCAAGATGTCGGCCCTGCTGTTCTGA
- the leuS gene encoding leucine--tRNA ligase, with translation MSAVEPTAYDPQQVESSAQQFWDATRAFEVNETSDKPKFYCLSMLPYPSGALHMGHVRNYTIGDVISRYQRMTGKNVLQPMGWDAFGLPAENAAIKNRTAPAKWTYANIEHMRSQLKSLGYAIDWSREFATCRPEYYVHEQRMFTRLMRKGLAYRRNAVVNWDPVDQTVLANEQVIDGRGWRSGALVEKREIPQWFLRITDYAQELLDGLDQLPGWPESVKTMQRNWIGRSEGLEIQFEVRDADGAALDPLRVFTTRPDTLMGVTFVSIASEHPLALHAARSNPQLAALLAELKQGGVSEAELETQEKRGMDTGLVAVHPISGEQVPVWVANFVLMGYGTGAVMAVPGHDQRDFEFATKYALPIRQVIALKAPKNDEERQFDAGRWQDWYGDKSRELELVNSAEFDGLDAYGAFEALAERFERKGQGQRRINYRLRDWGVSRQRYWGCPIPVIYCASCGAVPVPEDQLPVLLPENVALSGTGSPLKTDPEWRKTTCPQCGAAAERETDTFDTFMESSWYYARYTSPGAKDMVDKRGNYWLPVDQYIGGIEHAILHLMYFRFFHKLLRDARLVDSDEPATNLLTQGMVIAETYYRDNGDGAKDWINPAEVDVQRDERGRIVGATLIADGAPVQIGGIEKMSKSKNNGVDPQAMVGKYGADTVRLFSMFAAPPEQSLEWNEAGVDGMARFLRRLWAQVHKHVADGAAPALDAAALGAEHKALRRKTHETIGKVADDYGRRHSFNTAIAAVMELTNALARFDDAGAQGRAVRQEALEAAVLLLNPITPHASHALWQALGHAPTLLEDLPFPQPDPAALVRDALTLAVQVNGKLRGTIEVAADTPREQIEALAQAEPNTARFLEGLSIRKIIIVPGKIVNLVAA, from the coding sequence ATGTCCGCCGTCGAGCCCACCGCCTACGACCCGCAGCAGGTCGAATCGTCCGCCCAGCAGTTCTGGGATGCCACCCGCGCCTTCGAGGTCAACGAGACTTCCGACAAGCCCAAGTTCTACTGCCTGTCGATGCTGCCGTACCCGTCCGGTGCGCTGCACATGGGCCACGTGCGCAACTACACGATCGGCGATGTGATCAGCCGCTACCAGCGCATGACCGGCAAGAACGTGCTGCAGCCGATGGGCTGGGACGCGTTCGGCCTGCCGGCCGAGAACGCCGCGATCAAGAACAGGACCGCGCCGGCGAAGTGGACCTACGCCAACATCGAGCACATGCGCAGCCAGCTCAAGTCGCTGGGCTATGCGATCGACTGGTCGCGCGAATTCGCCACCTGCCGCCCCGAGTACTACGTGCACGAGCAGCGCATGTTCACCCGGCTGATGCGCAAGGGCCTGGCCTATCGCCGCAATGCGGTGGTGAACTGGGATCCGGTCGACCAGACCGTGCTGGCCAACGAGCAGGTCATCGACGGCCGCGGCTGGCGCTCCGGCGCGCTGGTGGAGAAGCGCGAGATCCCGCAGTGGTTCCTGCGCATCACCGACTACGCGCAGGAATTGCTGGACGGGCTGGACCAGCTGCCGGGCTGGCCGGAATCGGTCAAGACCATGCAGCGCAACTGGATCGGCCGCTCCGAAGGGCTGGAGATCCAGTTCGAGGTGCGCGACGCCGACGGCGCGGCGCTGGATCCGCTGCGCGTGTTCACCACGCGCCCGGACACGCTGATGGGGGTGACCTTCGTCTCCATCGCCAGCGAGCATCCGCTGGCGCTGCATGCGGCCAGGTCCAATCCGCAGCTGGCCGCACTGCTGGCCGAGCTGAAGCAGGGCGGGGTGTCCGAGGCGGAACTGGAGACCCAGGAAAAGCGCGGCATGGACACCGGCCTGGTGGCGGTGCACCCGATCAGCGGCGAGCAGGTGCCGGTGTGGGTCGCCAACTTCGTGCTGATGGGCTACGGCACCGGCGCGGTGATGGCGGTGCCCGGCCACGACCAGCGCGACTTCGAGTTCGCCACCAAGTACGCGCTGCCGATCCGCCAGGTGATCGCGCTGAAGGCGCCGAAGAACGACGAGGAGCGCCAGTTCGATGCCGGCCGCTGGCAGGACTGGTACGGCGACAAGAGCCGCGAACTGGAACTGGTCAACTCGGCCGAGTTCGACGGGCTGGACGCCTATGGCGCGTTCGAGGCGCTGGCCGAGCGCTTCGAGCGCAAGGGCCAGGGCCAGCGCCGCATCAACTACCGCCTGCGCGACTGGGGCGTCAGCCGCCAGCGCTACTGGGGCTGCCCGATCCCGGTGATCTACTGCGCCAGCTGCGGCGCGGTGCCGGTGCCGGAAGACCAGCTGCCGGTGCTGCTGCCGGAGAACGTGGCGCTGAGCGGCACCGGCTCGCCGCTGAAGACCGATCCGGAATGGCGCAAGACCACCTGCCCGCAGTGCGGCGCGGCGGCCGAGCGCGAGACCGACACCTTCGACACCTTCATGGAGTCGAGCTGGTACTACGCGCGCTACACCTCGCCCGGCGCCAAGGACATGGTCGACAAGCGCGGCAACTACTGGCTGCCGGTGGACCAGTACATCGGCGGCATCGAGCACGCGATCCTGCACCTGATGTACTTCCGCTTCTTCCACAAGCTGCTGCGCGACGCGCGCCTGGTGGACAGCGACGAGCCGGCGACCAACCTGCTGACCCAGGGCATGGTGATCGCCGAGACCTACTACCGCGACAACGGCGACGGCGCCAAGGACTGGATCAACCCGGCCGAGGTGGACGTGCAGCGCGATGAGCGCGGCCGCATCGTCGGCGCCACCCTGATCGCCGACGGCGCGCCGGTGCAGATCGGCGGCATCGAGAAGATGTCCAAGTCCAAGAACAACGGCGTGGACCCGCAGGCGATGGTCGGCAAGTACGGCGCCGACACGGTGCGCCTGTTCTCGATGTTCGCCGCCCCGCCGGAGCAGTCGCTGGAGTGGAACGAGGCCGGCGTGGACGGCATGGCGCGGTTCCTGCGCCGGCTGTGGGCGCAGGTCCACAAGCATGTCGCCGACGGCGCCGCCCCGGCGCTGGACGCGGCCGCGCTGGGCGCCGAACACAAGGCGCTGCGGCGCAAGACCCACGAGACCATCGGCAAGGTCGCCGACGACTACGGCCGCCGCCACAGCTTCAACACCGCCATCGCCGCGGTGATGGAGCTGACCAACGCGCTGGCCAGGTTCGACGACGCCGGCGCACAGGGCCGCGCGGTGCGCCAGGAAGCGCTGGAGGCGGCGGTGCTGCTGCTCAACCCGATCACCCCGCATGCCAGCCATGCGCTGTGGCAGGCGCTGGGGCATGCGCCGACGCTGCTGGAAGACCTGCCGTTCCCGCAGCCGGACCCGGCCGCGCTGGTGCGCGACGCGCTGACCCTGGCGGTGCAGGTCAACGGCAAGCTGCGCGGCACCATCGAGGTCGCGGCCGACACCCCGCGCGAGCAGATCGAGGCGCTGGCCCAGGCCGAACCGAACACCGCCAGGTTCCTGGAAGGCCTGAGCATCCGCAAGATCATCATCGTGCCGGGCAAGATCGTGAACCTGGTGGCGGCGTGA
- the holA gene encoding DNA polymerase III subunit delta, with translation MELRPEQLVTQPAAQPLHPVYLIAGPETLRVLEAADAVRARARAEGIGEREVFDADGRDFDWSQLYSSFNAPSLFSPRRLIELRLPSGKPGKEGGEVISAFCADPPPDVVLLITCNEWSKAHQGKWADAVGRLGVIAVAWAIKPHELGDWIERRLRSKGLRADAGAVQRLAERVEGNLLAAAQEIDKLALLADGNSLDVATMESLVADAARYDVFRLAEATLAGQAPAVGRMLAGLRAEGEAVAALLPILIKELLRTAALAKVQAAGGNLAAEMKGQGIWESRQAPFKRALQRHAEPRRWERFAAEAGRIDRIAKGRADGDAWIALERLLLAIAEARAVRLLVV, from the coding sequence ATGGAATTGCGTCCCGAACAGCTCGTCACCCAGCCGGCCGCGCAGCCGCTGCATCCGGTCTACCTGATCGCCGGCCCGGAAACCCTGCGCGTGCTCGAGGCCGCCGACGCGGTGCGTGCGCGTGCGCGTGCCGAAGGCATCGGCGAACGCGAGGTGTTCGACGCCGACGGCCGCGATTTCGACTGGAGCCAGCTGTATTCCAGCTTCAATGCGCCGAGCCTGTTCAGCCCGCGCCGGCTGATCGAGCTGCGCCTGCCCAGCGGCAAGCCCGGCAAGGAAGGCGGCGAGGTGATCAGCGCGTTCTGCGCCGACCCGCCGCCGGACGTGGTGCTGCTGATCACCTGCAACGAATGGAGCAAGGCGCACCAGGGCAAGTGGGCCGACGCGGTCGGCCGGCTCGGGGTGATCGCGGTGGCCTGGGCGATCAAGCCGCACGAACTGGGCGACTGGATCGAGCGCCGCCTGCGCAGCAAGGGCCTGCGCGCCGATGCCGGCGCGGTGCAGCGCCTGGCCGAGCGGGTCGAAGGCAACCTGCTGGCCGCCGCGCAGGAGATCGACAAGCTGGCGCTGCTGGCCGACGGCAACAGCCTGGACGTGGCGACGATGGAGTCGCTGGTCGCCGATGCCGCGCGTTACGACGTGTTCCGCCTGGCCGAGGCCACCCTGGCCGGGCAGGCGCCGGCGGTGGGCCGCATGCTCGCCGGGCTGCGCGCCGAGGGCGAAGCGGTGGCGGCCTTGCTGCCGATCCTGATCAAGGAACTGCTGCGCACCGCGGCGCTGGCCAAGGTCCAGGCGGCCGGCGGCAACCTGGCTGCGGAGATGAAGGGGCAGGGCATCTGGGAGTCGCGCCAGGCGCCGTTCAAGCGCGCCCTGCAGCGGCATGCCGAACCGCGCCGCTGGGAACGCTTCGCCGCCGAAGCCGGGCGCATCGACCGCATCGCCAAGGGCCGCGCCGACGGCGATGCCTGGATCGCACTGGAGCGTCTGCTGCTGGCCATCGCCGAGGCGCGGGCGGTGCGGTTGTTGGTGGTATGA
- the rsfS gene encoding ribosome silencing factor translates to MSSQAHVIKTQLPNPPPSLPVLLAHVRNALDELKAKDAVEIDVRGKSSVTDYMIVVSGTSTRHVKSIADEVIKHAKKLDVMPLGVEGEREAEWVLVDLGDVVVHVMLPRVREFYALERLWTVGDQPPSDADAERDA, encoded by the coding sequence TTGTCCAGTCAAGCCCACGTCATCAAGACCCAACTGCCCAACCCGCCACCGTCGTTGCCGGTCCTGCTCGCCCATGTCCGCAACGCGCTCGACGAGCTCAAGGCCAAGGATGCGGTGGAAATCGACGTGCGCGGCAAGTCCAGCGTCACCGACTACATGATCGTGGTGTCCGGCACCTCCACCCGCCACGTCAAGTCGATCGCCGACGAAGTGATCAAGCACGCCAAGAAATTGGACGTGATGCCGCTGGGCGTGGAAGGCGAACGCGAGGCCGAGTGGGTGCTGGTCGATCTCGGCGACGTGGTGGTGCACGTGATGCTGCCGCGGGTGCGCGAGTTCTATGCGCTGGAGCGGCTGTGGACGGTCGGCGACCAGCCGCCGAGCGACGCGGACGCCGAACGCGATGCCTGA
- a CDS encoding J domain-containing protein translates to MTPARKRFDTLVQRLERYRLELLAWREALPRWEQRYHEQVEPLLQARDAAQAQLVHALDAAYAAHRLSKRDRADLSDIICELAGPLIEEGGFEQLKPIYDRHSEVGFDQEIAESNELLKSVIGAEFGLAPEELDHIQSPEELYAQVQQRLHEQQAHAADRAQKTAKSRRAGTRKAQKTAFDPQQSLRELYRKLVAALHPDRESDPQQRERKTALMQRLNSAYRDGDLLGLLELQLEIGQLDRAGIAAMSEERIQHYNRMLATQLKEVEQELAQVAASFLDRYDVYAERRPKPQRLDPLMAQIKRHVQDEIEEYAEELRYLQQASTLKQWLKLQRARIDEQERHAALMEFAFSAERW, encoded by the coding sequence ATGACCCCCGCGCGCAAGCGCTTCGATACGCTGGTCCAGCGCCTGGAGCGCTATCGCCTGGAACTGCTGGCATGGCGCGAGGCGCTGCCGCGCTGGGAGCAGCGCTATCACGAGCAGGTGGAGCCGCTGCTGCAGGCGCGCGACGCGGCCCAGGCGCAGCTGGTGCATGCGCTGGACGCAGCCTATGCCGCTCACAGGCTGAGCAAGCGCGATCGCGCCGACTTGTCCGACATCATCTGCGAGTTGGCCGGCCCGCTGATCGAGGAAGGCGGCTTCGAGCAGCTGAAGCCGATCTACGATCGCCACAGCGAGGTGGGCTTCGACCAGGAAATCGCCGAATCCAACGAACTGCTGAAGTCGGTGATCGGCGCCGAGTTCGGCCTTGCACCGGAAGAGCTGGACCATATCCAATCGCCCGAAGAGCTTTACGCGCAGGTGCAGCAACGCCTGCACGAGCAGCAGGCGCATGCGGCCGACCGCGCGCAGAAGACCGCCAAGAGCCGGCGCGCCGGCACGCGCAAGGCGCAGAAAACCGCGTTCGATCCGCAGCAGTCCTTGCGCGAGCTCTATCGCAAACTGGTGGCGGCCCTGCACCCGGACCGCGAGAGCGATCCGCAGCAGCGCGAGCGCAAGACCGCGCTGATGCAGCGTCTCAACAGCGCCTATCGCGATGGCGATCTGCTGGGGTTGCTGGAGTTGCAACTGGAAATCGGCCAATTGGATCGCGCCGGGATCGCGGCGATGAGCGAGGAGCGCATCCAGCACTACAACCGGATGCTGGCCACGCAGTTGAAAGAGGTGGAGCAGGAACTGGCGCAGGTCGCCGCATCGTTCCTGGACAGGTACGACGTGTACGCCGAGCGCCGGCCGAAGCCGCAACGCCTCGATCCGCTGATGGCGCAGATCAAGCGCCACGTGCAGGACGAGATCGAGGAATACGCCGAGGAGCTGCGCTATCTGCAGCAGGCCTCCACGCTCAAGCAATGGCTCAAGCTGCAGCGCGCGCGCATCGACGAGCAGGAGCGCCATGCGGCGCTGATGGAGTTCGCTTTTTCCGCCGAGCGCTGGTGA
- a CDS encoding FecR domain-containing protein translates to MSTKHHRVSSFRSCPPLRWAIALSLWLGLACAGAAADQDWTYRVRPGDTLWDLSARYLKPEVDWRRLGQHNRVADPYALPPGRPLRVPIAWLRTQPAPAQLIALRGQVSVQTADGATLSAQQGMPLPIGSALQTGADASATVQFADGSQLQLREDSRVRFDRLARFGATGMVDTRLRLEYGRSSNAVTPAQGPAAHYIIQTPSGTSSVRGTRFRVGAGSDGELAATEVLEGAVQIANGRGQRLLRPGQAARMPADTAPLQEPLLPPPAVDAARSRLDRPPYVLAWQPLPGASHYRIEAVDADRPQVLRFAHETGQSRIALDALPAGRLRVLVRGIAATGVEGEDAEQALQVWATPLPPLTVWPLHQQPLHEPRPRFEWTRNPEAAASVLQLARDPQFQDLLFERQTRDTRLRAPQALPAGDYFWRVASRDAQARQGPFGQPRTLRISAAPVDPALAPPLAAKGQLTLRWQAGTPTQRYRVQIARRPDFAAPLLDRNVATPQVSLPRPRRGTWYVRIQTVDDDGYAAPFSPPQAIAVPCRYCTAGGTASGALLLWLLL, encoded by the coding sequence TTGAGTACCAAACACCACCGCGTCTCGTCGTTTCGTTCCTGCCCGCCGCTGCGCTGGGCGATCGCGCTTTCGCTGTGGCTGGGCCTGGCCTGCGCCGGAGCGGCGGCGGACCAGGACTGGACCTACCGGGTGCGTCCCGGCGACACGCTCTGGGACCTGAGCGCCCGCTATCTCAAGCCTGAGGTGGACTGGCGCCGGCTGGGCCAGCACAACCGCGTCGCCGACCCTTACGCATTGCCGCCGGGACGGCCCTTGCGCGTCCCGATCGCCTGGCTGCGGACGCAGCCCGCCCCGGCGCAATTGATCGCCTTGCGCGGCCAGGTCAGCGTGCAGACCGCCGACGGCGCGACGCTGTCGGCGCAGCAAGGCATGCCGCTGCCGATCGGCAGCGCGCTGCAGACCGGCGCCGATGCCAGCGCCACCGTGCAGTTCGCCGACGGGTCGCAGCTGCAGCTGCGCGAAGACAGCCGCGTGCGCTTCGACCGGCTGGCCCGCTTCGGCGCCACCGGCATGGTCGATACCCGCCTGCGGCTGGAGTACGGCCGCAGCAGCAATGCGGTCACCCCGGCGCAGGGCCCCGCCGCGCACTACATCATCCAGACTCCCAGCGGCACCAGCAGCGTGCGCGGCACCCGCTTCCGCGTCGGTGCCGGCAGCGACGGCGAACTGGCCGCCACCGAAGTGCTGGAGGGTGCGGTGCAGATCGCCAATGGGCGCGGGCAGCGCCTGCTGCGACCGGGCCAGGCCGCACGCATGCCCGCGGACACCGCGCCACTGCAGGAACCGCTGCTGCCGCCGCCGGCGGTGGACGCGGCGCGCAGCCGCCTGGACCGGCCTCCCTACGTCCTCGCCTGGCAGCCGTTGCCGGGGGCCAGCCACTACCGGATCGAGGCCGTCGATGCCGACCGGCCACAGGTGCTGCGCTTCGCCCACGAGACCGGGCAGAGCCGGATCGCACTGGACGCGTTGCCCGCAGGCCGGCTGCGCGTGCTGGTCCGCGGCATCGCCGCCACCGGCGTCGAGGGCGAGGATGCCGAGCAGGCGCTGCAGGTCTGGGCCACGCCCCTGCCGCCGCTGACGGTCTGGCCGCTGCACCAGCAGCCGTTGCACGAGCCCCGCCCGCGCTTCGAATGGACCCGCAACCCCGAGGCCGCCGCCAGCGTGCTGCAGCTGGCGCGCGACCCGCAGTTCCAGGACCTGCTGTTCGAACGGCAGACCCGGGACACCCGGCTGCGCGCGCCGCAGGCGCTGCCCGCCGGGGACTATTTCTGGCGCGTGGCCTCGCGCGATGCACAGGCCCGGCAGGGCCCGTTCGGGCAGCCGCGGACGCTGCGCATCAGCGCGGCGCCGGTGGACCCGGCGCTGGCGCCGCCGCTGGCGGCCAAGGGCCAGTTGACCCTGCGCTGGCAGGCCGGCACGCCGACGCAGCGCTACCGGGTGCAGATCGCGCGGCGGCCGGATTTCGCCGCGCCGCTGCTCGATCGCAACGTCGCCACGCCGCAGGTGTCGTTGCCGCGGCCGCGGCGCGGCACCTGGTACGTGCGCATCCAGACCGTGGACGACGACGGCTACGCGGCGCCGTTCTCGCCGCCGCAGGCGATCGCCGTGCCGTGCCGCTATTGCACGGCCGGCGGGACCGCAAGCGGCGCGCTGCTGCTGTGGTTGCTGCTGTGA
- a CDS encoding CHASE2 domain-containing protein — protein MTTASVRRALPAIAAALLAAALSLGNGAWRLDNALYDALIARWPHPTDPRLLIVAIDDRSMQALGPWPWPRKLHAQLLDRLDAAGAAVVALDLVFSEADRVAPAQDAQLAAALRRNARTVLPVIGGADAGQLPQELLPTPAIAGAAAALAHTDIPIDADGVSRGVYLHAGLGSAHWPALGATLASGALPALAPPAPARDAMPYQWHRADYVALRFAGPPDSLAEVSYVDVLRGQVAAQALRGRHVIVGMTATGMGQRFRTPMSSERWMSGPEYQANVAATLLGNAAIVPLSRATQAGVAALLALLAAIGLSCPQRSSRWPWLALPGALALPVAGSAAWLLLGGRWFAPGACLVALGVVAAGWLGVRVAQWRRHAQRDALTGLANRHGFELAFRHALAAARRSGKPLAMILLDVDHFKRYNDSLGHQVGDHALVLVAAAVARHTRRRGEVAARFGGDEFAIVLPDTGTDAACRTAEAILADIRQLVLPAAEAAEQPLTITATLGVHSARLDAHSRQHDFFEHADAALYRAKRAGRNGYACSEAGRAADAPSGDY, from the coding sequence GTGACCACGGCATCCGTGCGACGGGCATTGCCCGCGATCGCCGCGGCGCTGCTGGCGGCGGCGCTCAGCCTCGGCAACGGCGCATGGCGGCTGGACAATGCGCTGTACGACGCGCTGATCGCACGCTGGCCGCACCCCACCGATCCGCGGTTGCTGATCGTCGCCATCGACGACCGCAGCATGCAGGCGCTCGGCCCATGGCCGTGGCCGCGCAAGCTGCACGCGCAACTGCTGGATCGGCTGGATGCGGCGGGTGCGGCCGTGGTGGCACTGGACCTGGTGTTCAGCGAGGCGGACCGGGTCGCCCCGGCGCAGGACGCGCAACTGGCCGCGGCGCTGCGCCGCAACGCGCGCACGGTGCTGCCGGTCATCGGCGGGGCGGATGCCGGCCAGCTCCCGCAGGAACTGCTGCCGACGCCGGCCATCGCCGGCGCCGCGGCCGCGCTGGCGCATACCGATATCCCGATCGATGCCGATGGCGTCTCGCGCGGAGTCTACCTGCATGCAGGGCTGGGCAGCGCGCATTGGCCGGCGCTGGGCGCGACCCTGGCCAGCGGCGCGCTGCCGGCGCTGGCGCCGCCGGCACCGGCACGGGACGCGATGCCGTACCAATGGCATCGCGCCGACTACGTGGCGCTGCGCTTTGCCGGGCCGCCCGACAGCCTCGCCGAGGTGTCCTATGTGGATGTCCTGCGCGGCCAGGTGGCGGCGCAGGCGCTGCGCGGACGGCACGTGATCGTCGGCATGACCGCCACTGGCATGGGCCAGCGCTTCCGCACGCCGATGTCGTCCGAACGCTGGATGAGCGGACCGGAATACCAGGCCAACGTCGCCGCCACGCTGCTCGGCAACGCCGCGATCGTGCCGCTGTCGCGCGCCACCCAGGCCGGCGTGGCGGCGCTGCTGGCGCTGCTGGCGGCAATCGGCCTGAGCTGTCCGCAGCGCTCCTCGCGCTGGCCATGGCTGGCGCTGCCGGGGGCGCTGGCGCTGCCCGTCGCCGGCAGCGCGGCGTGGCTGCTGCTGGGCGGGCGCTGGTTCGCGCCGGGCGCCTGCCTGGTGGCGCTGGGCGTGGTCGCCGCGGGCTGGCTGGGCGTGCGCGTGGCGCAATGGCGGCGCCATGCCCAGCGCGACGCGCTGACCGGGCTGGCCAACCGCCACGGGTTCGAACTCGCCTTTCGCCATGCGCTGGCGGCGGCGCGGCGCAGCGGCAAGCCGTTGGCGATGATCCTGCTGGATGTGGACCATTTCAAGCGCTACAACGACAGCCTGGGCCACCAGGTCGGCGACCACGCACTGGTCCTGGTCGCCGCCGCCGTGGCCCGCCACACGCGGCGGCGCGGCGAGGTCGCCGCGCGCTTCGGCGGCGACGAATTCGCGATCGTCCTGCCGGACACCGGCACCGACGCCGCCTGCCGGACCGCCGAGGCGATCCTCGCCGACATCCGCCAACTGGTGCTGCCGGCCGCCGAAGCCGCCGAGCAACCGCTGACGATCACCGCCACCCTCGGCGTCCACAGCGCCCGGCTCGACGCGCACTCGCGACAGCACGACTTCTTCGAGCACGCCGATGCCGCGCTGTATCGCGCCAAGCGCGCCGGGCGCAACGGCTACGCCTGCAGCGAGGCCGGACGCGCTGCGGACGCACCTTCTGGCGATTACTGA